A stretch of the Haloplanus aerogenes genome encodes the following:
- a CDS encoding MBL fold metallo-hydrolase yields MRLTFLGTGSAMPLPDRAQTGLLLERDDRRLLVDCGAGVLHRLAATDPGYEGVSTVLLTHHHLDHVADLLPLLKARWLSGDDHLEIVGPSGTKALVDDLFDAFDYLDGRADVRIREVGAYDFSVAGFDVSAHETRHSVDGLAYRFGGEDGDLTISSDTEAFEGLAAFADGSAIFVHDCSFPDDVDVSNHPTPAKLGDVLAGHDYGRVYLTHLYPHTEGRHEEMLDAIERRYDGDVRFARDGLRVEC; encoded by the coding sequence ATGCGCCTCACTTTCCTCGGCACCGGAAGCGCCATGCCCCTCCCGGACCGCGCCCAGACCGGTTTGTTGCTCGAACGCGACGACCGTCGTCTGCTGGTCGACTGCGGCGCGGGCGTCCTCCACCGCCTCGCCGCCACCGACCCCGGCTACGAGGGCGTCTCGACCGTCCTCCTGACGCACCACCACCTCGACCACGTCGCGGACCTCCTGCCTCTCCTGAAGGCGCGGTGGCTCTCCGGCGACGACCACCTCGAAATCGTCGGCCCGAGCGGGACGAAAGCGCTCGTCGACGACCTGTTCGACGCCTTCGACTACCTCGACGGTCGGGCCGACGTGCGGATTCGTGAGGTCGGCGCCTACGACTTCTCGGTCGCGGGCTTCGACGTGTCGGCCCACGAGACGCGGCACTCGGTCGACGGCCTCGCCTACCGATTCGGGGGTGAGGATGGCGACCTGACGATCAGCAGCGACACCGAGGCGTTCGAGGGACTGGCCGCCTTCGCCGACGGATCGGCCATCTTCGTCCACGACTGTTCGTTCCCCGACGACGTGGACGTGTCGAACCACCCGACGCCGGCGAAACTCGGCGACGTTCTCGCCGGCCACGACTACGGCCGCGTCTACCTGACCCACCTCTACCCGCACACGGAGGGTCGCCACGAGGAGATGCTGGACGCGATAGAGCGACGGTACGACGGCGACGTGCGCTTCGCGCGTGACGGGTTGCGCGTGGAGTGTTAG
- a CDS encoding isopentenyl phosphate kinase: MTTVLKLGGSLITDKERAETLDGTALSAAADAIAECRDDLALVHGAGSFGHHYAEKHGVSVTEGTTDAGDALEIHGSMTTLNRFVLSRLHDRDVSALPVHPLSAGGRDADAALDMPIPAVRTMLGEGFVPVSHGDVIAHEDHGATIISGDEVVVRFAEGLDADRIGLCSTVDGVYDEHGDVIDHIEDFDAVADALGGSDATDVTGGMAGKVRTLLDLDAPAYVFGADDLSAFLSGGEPGTRIG; the protein is encoded by the coding sequence ATGACGACGGTGCTCAAACTCGGTGGGAGTCTCATCACCGACAAGGAACGGGCGGAGACGCTGGACGGCACGGCGCTGTCCGCGGCGGCCGACGCCATCGCGGAGTGTCGGGACGACCTCGCCCTCGTCCACGGCGCCGGGAGTTTCGGCCACCACTACGCCGAGAAACACGGCGTGAGCGTGACCGAGGGGACGACGGATGCCGGCGACGCCCTCGAAATCCACGGGTCGATGACGACCTTGAACCGCTTCGTCCTCTCGCGCCTGCACGACCGCGACGTGTCCGCCCTGCCCGTCCACCCGCTCTCGGCGGGCGGGCGCGACGCCGACGCCGCCCTCGACATGCCCATCCCGGCGGTGCGGACGATGCTCGGCGAGGGATTCGTCCCCGTCAGCCACGGCGACGTGATCGCCCACGAGGACCACGGAGCGACGATCATCTCCGGCGACGAGGTGGTCGTGCGCTTCGCCGAGGGACTGGACGCCGACCGAATCGGCCTCTGCTCGACCGTCGACGGCGTCTACGACGAACACGGCGACGTGATCGACCACATCGAAGACTTCGACGCCGTGGCGGACGCCCTCGGCGGCAGCGACGCCACCGACGTGACCGGCGGCATGGCCGGCAAGGTGCGCACCCTCCTCGATCTGGACGCCCCGGCCTACGTCTTCGGCGCCGACGACCTCTCGGCGTTCCTCTCGGGCGGCGAACCGGGAACGCGCATCGGGTGA
- the mvk gene encoding mevalonate kinase: MTVSSAPGKVYIFGEHAVVYGEPAIPCAIERRATVSVEARDDDHVRVSASDLSLDGFTVEYAGSTDDRPDVDVPASLVEAAMGYIDAAVEQARDAADRPDAGFDITVESEIPLGAGLGSSAAVTVAGIDAATRELGQPLPPEEVADRAYRAEAEVQNGQASRADTFCSAVGGAVRVEGDDCRSIEAPDLPIVIGFDGGAGDTGELVAGVRALKEQYSFADDTLATIGDIVRTGERLLDPDPDDPEAEIPVEDRIAEVGQLMNFNHGLLESLGVSSRSLDSMVWAAREAGAHGAKLTGAGGGGCIAALDPTPETLTALRFTPGCEEAFRAELTTDGVRRLE; encoded by the coding sequence ATGACGGTATCGAGCGCACCGGGCAAAGTGTACATTTTCGGCGAGCACGCCGTGGTCTACGGCGAACCCGCCATCCCCTGTGCCATCGAACGACGAGCGACGGTCAGCGTCGAGGCCCGCGACGACGACCACGTCCGCGTCTCGGCGTCCGACCTCAGCCTCGACGGCTTCACCGTCGAGTACGCGGGGTCGACCGACGACCGACCGGACGTGGACGTGCCCGCGTCGCTGGTCGAGGCAGCGATGGGCTACATCGACGCCGCGGTGGAACAGGCCCGCGACGCCGCGGATCGACCCGACGCCGGCTTCGACATCACCGTCGAGAGCGAGATTCCGCTCGGCGCGGGGCTGGGGTCCTCGGCCGCGGTGACGGTCGCCGGCATCGACGCCGCGACACGCGAACTCGGCCAGCCACTCCCACCCGAGGAAGTCGCGGACCGCGCCTATCGCGCCGAGGCCGAGGTCCAGAACGGACAGGCGTCGCGGGCGGACACCTTCTGTTCGGCCGTCGGCGGCGCCGTCCGCGTCGAGGGTGACGACTGCCGGAGTATCGAGGCGCCGGATCTCCCCATCGTCATCGGCTTCGACGGCGGCGCGGGTGACACCGGCGAACTCGTCGCCGGCGTCCGCGCGCTCAAAGAGCAGTACAGCTTCGCGGACGATACGCTCGCCACTATCGGCGACATCGTCCGCACCGGCGAACGCCTCCTCGACCCCGACCCCGACGATCCAGAGGCCGAAATCCCGGTCGAGGACCGCATCGCGGAGGTGGGACAGTTGATGAACTTCAACCACGGCCTACTGGAGTCGCTGGGCGTCTCCTCACGGTCGCTCGACAGCATGGTGTGGGCGGCGCGTGAGGCGGGTGCCCACGGCGCGAAGCTTACCGGCGCGGGCGGTGGCGGCTGTATCGCCGCGCTCGACCCCACGCCAGAGACTCTGACGGCGCTTCGCTTCACCCCCGGCTGCGAGGAGGCGTTCCGCGCCGAACTGACCACCGACGGCGTGCGGAGGCTGGAATGA
- a CDS encoding ATP-dependent helicase, whose amino-acid sequence MDRADEDTSLAGVDDDVVAEAVDADVLSLLDPAVREWWVDQFGAFVPENGGFFTPPQREAIPLVHERENALICAPTGSGKTLASFTAIINELFRRERAGGLENAVYCLYVSPLKALANDVHRNLAEPLSGIRDRLADRGESTEVRHATRHGDTDDATRQRMLTETPHVLNTTPETLAILLNSPKFREKLRTVEYVVVDEIHALAANKRGTHLSVSLERLENLADGSPTRIGCSATVEPLSTMADFLVGREGDEPRDCEIVDARFAREFDLEVDCPVDDLVGTPNEVVRSRFYEQLHDLIDAHTNTLVFTNTRSGAERTLQALRERFDYDDANSACHHGSLSADRRQAVEEGLKGGDFDVVTTSTSLELGVDMPHVDLVVQVGSPKSVAALLQRVGRAGHQVGQVVEGRVITLDRDDLVETAVMVRRAESGFVDRVFVPENAYDVAAQHVYGMAINGVRREADVKATLRRAYPYRDFSEEQFETLLRYLTADYDGLEERNVYAKVWRDTNDPPDGEHHYPEFEVGERLIGKRGRLARVIYLTNVGTIPDSFSCDVFVRGGDEWVGELDEDYLDTLDPGDVFVIGGERFEFRYRRGSKVYVDRTSERPTVPSWYSERLPLAYDLAREILAFQRDLLERLDAGGSPGVRVWLRESALSERAVRALTRLYDQQVAFAGPESVSTPTRITVEEVRDREEYRRRYYVHSLYGRQFNDGLSRLLAAACASESNASVTVAVADQGFVLSMPLNRRVDVPGLLRGLAPDDARVDLRSALRGTDLRQRYFRINATRSLMILKRYKGHEKSAARQQVESETLLSLADDLDDFAVVEETDRELLEDKLDVAGIEDVLARIRDGDIEVVERTVETPTPRAFGLATLAATDTVLAEDESAALREFHERVLAEIESEGDDSPLDE is encoded by the coding sequence ATGGATCGGGCCGACGAGGATACGTCGCTGGCGGGCGTGGACGACGACGTGGTCGCCGAGGCCGTCGACGCCGACGTCCTCTCCCTCCTCGACCCCGCCGTCCGCGAGTGGTGGGTCGACCAGTTCGGCGCCTTCGTCCCCGAGAACGGCGGTTTCTTCACGCCGCCTCAGCGCGAGGCCATCCCGCTCGTCCACGAGAGGGAGAATGCGCTGATCTGTGCGCCGACGGGGAGCGGCAAGACCCTCGCCTCCTTCACTGCGATCATCAACGAGTTGTTTCGCCGGGAGCGCGCCGGGGGTCTCGAAAACGCGGTGTACTGCCTCTACGTCTCGCCGCTGAAGGCGCTCGCCAACGACGTACATCGCAACTTAGCCGAACCGCTGTCCGGCATCCGGGACCGACTCGCGGACCGCGGCGAATCGACGGAGGTGCGCCACGCCACCCGCCACGGCGACACCGACGACGCCACTCGCCAGCGGATGCTCACGGAGACGCCGCACGTCCTCAACACGACGCCGGAGACGCTCGCCATCCTGCTCAACTCCCCGAAGTTCCGGGAGAAACTGCGGACGGTGGAGTACGTCGTCGTCGACGAGATTCACGCGCTCGCGGCGAACAAACGCGGCACGCATCTCTCGGTGTCGCTGGAGCGACTGGAGAATCTGGCCGACGGCTCGCCCACCCGCATCGGCTGTTCCGCGACGGTCGAACCGCTGTCGACGATGGCGGACTTTCTCGTCGGCCGCGAGGGTGACGAGCCCCGCGACTGCGAGATCGTCGACGCCCGCTTCGCCCGCGAGTTCGACCTCGAAGTCGACTGCCCGGTCGACGACCTCGTCGGGACGCCGAACGAGGTCGTTCGGAGCCGGTTCTACGAGCAACTGCACGACCTGATCGACGCCCACACCAACACGCTGGTCTTTACGAACACGCGGTCAGGCGCGGAGCGGACGCTACAGGCCCTCCGCGAGCGGTTCGATTACGACGACGCGAACTCGGCGTGTCACCACGGCAGCCTCTCGGCCGACCGCCGGCAGGCGGTCGAGGAGGGCCTCAAGGGCGGCGACTTCGACGTGGTCACTACCTCGACCAGCCTCGAACTCGGCGTCGACATGCCTCACGTCGACCTGGTGGTGCAGGTAGGGTCGCCCAAATCCGTGGCGGCGCTCCTCCAGCGAGTCGGCCGCGCGGGCCACCAGGTCGGGCAGGTGGTCGAAGGGCGGGTGATCACCCTCGACCGCGACGACCTCGTGGAGACGGCGGTGATGGTCCGCAGGGCGGAGTCGGGGTTCGTCGACCGCGTGTTCGTCCCCGAGAACGCCTACGACGTGGCCGCGCAGCACGTCTACGGGATGGCGATCAACGGCGTTCGGCGCGAAGCCGACGTGAAGGCGACGCTTCGCCGCGCCTACCCCTACCGCGACTTCTCGGAGGAGCAGTTCGAGACGCTCCTTCGCTACCTCACCGCCGACTACGACGGGCTAGAGGAGCGCAACGTCTACGCGAAGGTGTGGCGGGACACGAACGACCCGCCGGACGGCGAGCACCACTACCCCGAGTTCGAGGTGGGCGAGCGCCTGATCGGCAAGCGCGGCCGCCTCGCCCGGGTGATCTACCTCACCAACGTCGGCACCATCCCCGACTCCTTCTCGTGTGACGTGTTCGTGCGCGGCGGGGACGAGTGGGTGGGCGAACTCGACGAGGACTACCTCGACACCCTCGATCCGGGCGACGTGTTCGTCATCGGCGGCGAGCGCTTCGAGTTCCGCTACCGCCGCGGATCGAAGGTGTACGTCGACCGCACGAGCGAGCGCCCGACGGTGCCGTCGTGGTACTCCGAGCGGCTCCCCCTCGCGTACGACCTCGCCCGCGAGATACTGGCCTTCCAGCGCGACTTGCTGGAGCGCCTCGACGCCGGCGGTTCCCCCGGCGTTCGGGTCTGGCTCCGCGAGTCGGCGCTCTCGGAGCGAGCGGTGCGCGCGCTCACCCGCCTCTACGACCAGCAGGTCGCGTTCGCCGGCCCGGAGAGCGTGTCGACGCCGACCCGCATCACGGTCGAGGAGGTGCGGGACCGCGAGGAGTACCGCCGTCGCTACTACGTCCACTCCCTCTACGGCCGGCAGTTCAACGACGGCCTCTCCCGCCTGCTCGCCGCGGCGTGTGCGAGCGAGTCGAACGCGAGCGTCACCGTCGCCGTCGCGGATCAGGGCTTTGTCCTCTCGATGCCGCTCAACCGCCGCGTCGACGTGCCCGGTCTGCTCCGGGGCCTCGCTCCCGACGACGCCCGGGTTGACCTCCGGTCTGCGCTCCGGGGGACCGACCTCCGGCAACGCTACTTCCGTATCAACGCCACGCGCTCGCTCATGATCCTGAAGCGGTACAAGGGGCACGAAAAGTCGGCGGCCCGTCAGCAGGTCGAGAGCGAGACGTTGCTCTCGCTCGCGGACGATCTGGACGATTTCGCCGTCGTCGAGGAGACCGACCGGGAGTTGCTGGAGGACAAACTCGACGTCGCGGGCATCGAGGATGTGTTGGCGCGAATCCGGGACGGCGACATCGAGGTGGTCGAACGGACGGTCGAGACGCCGACGCCGCGGGCGTTCGGGTTGGCGACGCTCGCCGCCACCGACACCGTCCTCGCGGAAGACGAGAGCGCGGCGCTCCGCGAGTTCCACGAGCGGGTGCTGGCCGAAATCGAGAGCGAGGGCGACGACTCCCCCCTCGACGAGTAG
- a CDS encoding beta-ketoacyl-ACP reductase produces the protein MGSKTCVVTGASKGIGRGIAERLGSDGCDVVVNYRSSEAAAAETVERVEAAGGSALAIQADVTDLDAVEAMRDEAHDAFGPVDVVVNNAGITQDVRFKEMSHEEWDVVLDVHLDGAFHCTRTFYDDLADADEGRLVNISSIIGKEGNFGQANYATAKAGIFGFTRTLALELARTGSTANCVAPGFVLTSMVEELPDDIKDTIRADTPLGRLGTVEEIAEVVAFLASDRSSFITGEIIDVNGGKDL, from the coding sequence ATGGGCTCGAAAACCTGTGTGGTCACAGGGGCATCGAAGGGGATCGGACGGGGCATCGCCGAGCGACTCGGGTCGGACGGCTGCGACGTCGTAGTAAACTACCGAAGTTCCGAGGCGGCGGCCGCCGAAACCGTCGAGCGAGTCGAGGCGGCGGGTGGTTCGGCGCTCGCGATTCAGGCCGACGTGACGGACCTCGACGCGGTCGAGGCGATGCGCGACGAGGCACACGACGCGTTCGGACCGGTGGACGTGGTGGTGAACAACGCCGGCATCACGCAAGACGTTCGGTTCAAGGAGATGTCTCACGAGGAGTGGGACGTCGTCCTCGACGTTCACCTCGACGGGGCCTTTCACTGTACACGGACGTTCTACGACGACCTGGCCGACGCCGACGAGGGACGACTCGTCAACATCTCCAGCATCATCGGCAAGGAGGGCAACTTCGGTCAGGCGAACTACGCGACGGCCAAGGCCGGCATCTTCGGGTTCACCCGGACGTTGGCGCTCGAACTCGCGCGGACGGGGTCGACCGCCAACTGCGTCGCCCCCGGATTCGTCCTCACAAGCATGGTCGAGGAACTCCCCGACGACATCAAGGACACCATCCGCGCGGACACACCGCTCGGCCGACTCGGGACTGTCGAGGAGATCGCCGAAGTCGTCGCGTTCCTCGCCAGCGACCGGTCGTCGTTCATCACGGGCGAAATCATCGACGTGAACGGCGGCAAGGACCTCTAA
- a CDS encoding AAA domain-containing protein: MTLRGTILDVGEVRAVSTRYGERELVEVSVRPDETGAMAADGDDAVTVTLWGKWTHTADHAAAGMDLLVTEVEETEFRGERGYATSGDSYVVLEPDFLVDVTDVRSWVQCPRMYYLNKLSGVPLAYPVVKGTIVHEVFGDLLRGRDLDEAVADHVEAAGLELGLLGRESKEVRDEVRRNAAAIEGWLAQGTLTEEDDWRSEYTLISPTFGIKGRADALRRGMPVELKTGKNTNREPRFQDKIQAASYALLLGESGDPPDTGTLLYTKNAALDRNEETGDLSPAKEFSVGRGLLEFVVRTRNEIAAMEADRGVPTGYEADAKCEYCFEQDTCMVVSGRLDQESKAGQVGTAIPEDERDYFEAFYRAIEDERRAVHDEYRKLWEQSPEERADADRALIDLEPLGRRQLPGGDWELRARLPDGAVSKLREGDVALASDGDPIHGDAELGRIQSLGEEVVVHTDEPLDLRRLDVYPSEISVSRQLTALHDALLKGDPDRKDVLFGRRSPAFETVEETFIDNNEAQNDAVQRVVGAEDFALVHGPPGTGKTYTIARLVRELVERGDRVLLSAFTNRAVDNALDALRDQGFEDVARVGTLTGVREDMLDVRLDQRGDPNERAAALRSAPVVAATTATCGSRVLREEGFDVAVVDEASQLTEPGTLAAINRADRFVLVGDHQQLPPVVQSGDERLSRSLFERLHDEHPEAAVMLDRQYRMSQRIQAFASREFYDGALRPATPAVAGGTLADLPSVADPLPDHLRQGVRFVDPDGHREGNANPVEADRVAAVVQEYLDAGVDPDDVVVIAPFRAQVAEISRRVDVAVDTVDRFQGSSAEVVVVSFVATGDLDGPIFEDTRRVNVALTRAKKALVLVGDAAALKSEPFYARMLDWARR; the protein is encoded by the coding sequence GTGACTCTCCGCGGGACGATTCTGGACGTGGGCGAGGTGCGCGCCGTCTCGACGCGGTACGGCGAGCGTGAACTGGTCGAGGTGAGCGTCCGGCCGGACGAGACAGGAGCGATGGCGGCCGACGGCGACGACGCCGTCACCGTCACGCTCTGGGGCAAGTGGACCCACACCGCCGACCACGCGGCCGCAGGTATGGATCTCCTCGTGACCGAGGTGGAGGAAACCGAGTTCCGGGGGGAGCGTGGCTACGCCACCTCCGGGGACTCCTACGTCGTCCTCGAACCCGACTTCCTCGTCGACGTGACCGACGTGCGCTCGTGGGTGCAGTGTCCGCGGATGTACTATCTGAACAAGCTCTCGGGCGTCCCCCTCGCCTATCCGGTGGTGAAAGGGACCATCGTCCACGAGGTGTTCGGCGACCTGTTGCGCGGGCGGGACCTGGACGAGGCGGTCGCGGACCACGTCGAGGCCGCAGGTCTCGAACTCGGACTGCTGGGCCGCGAATCGAAAGAGGTGCGCGACGAGGTGCGGCGCAACGCCGCCGCCATCGAGGGGTGGTTGGCACAGGGCACCCTCACCGAAGAGGACGACTGGCGCTCGGAGTACACGCTCATCAGTCCCACGTTCGGCATCAAGGGTCGGGCGGACGCCCTCCGGCGTGGGATGCCCGTCGAACTCAAGACGGGGAAGAACACGAACCGCGAGCCGCGGTTTCAGGACAAGATTCAGGCGGCGTCGTACGCCCTGTTGCTGGGAGAGTCGGGCGACCCGCCCGACACGGGCACGCTCCTCTACACGAAGAACGCGGCGCTGGATAGGAACGAGGAGACGGGCGACCTCTCGCCCGCGAAGGAGTTCTCGGTCGGCCGCGGGTTGCTGGAGTTCGTCGTCCGCACGCGCAACGAAATCGCGGCGATGGAGGCCGACCGCGGCGTCCCGACGGGATACGAGGCGGACGCGAAATGCGAGTACTGCTTCGAGCAGGACACCTGCATGGTCGTCTCCGGGCGCCTCGATCAGGAGTCGAAGGCCGGACAGGTCGGCACCGCCATTCCCGAGGACGAACGCGACTACTTCGAGGCCTTCTACCGCGCCATCGAGGACGAACGCCGCGCCGTCCACGACGAGTACCGGAAACTGTGGGAGCAAAGCCCCGAGGAGCGCGCCGACGCGGACCGCGCGCTGATCGACCTCGAACCCCTCGGCCGCCGGCAGTTGCCGGGCGGCGACTGGGAACTCCGCGCGCGCCTGCCCGACGGCGCGGTGTCGAAACTCCGCGAGGGCGACGTGGCGCTGGCCAGCGACGGTGATCCGATCCACGGCGACGCCGAACTCGGCCGCATCCAGTCGCTGGGTGAGGAGGTGGTCGTCCACACGGACGAACCGCTCGACCTGCGGCGTCTGGACGTGTATCCGTCCGAAATATCGGTATCCAGACAGCTGACGGCGCTCCACGACGCGCTCCTGAAAGGTGATCCCGACCGGAAGGACGTGCTCTTCGGCCGGCGGTCGCCGGCGTTCGAGACGGTCGAGGAGACGTTCATCGACAACAACGAGGCACAGAACGACGCCGTCCAGCGGGTAGTCGGCGCGGAGGACTTCGCGCTCGTCCACGGCCCGCCGGGAACCGGGAAGACGTACACCATCGCCCGCCTCGTCCGCGAACTGGTCGAGCGCGGCGACCGCGTCCTGCTCTCGGCCTTCACGAACCGCGCGGTCGACAACGCTCTCGACGCCCTCCGCGATCAGGGCTTCGAGGACGTGGCCCGTGTGGGCACGCTGACCGGCGTCCGCGAGGACATGCTCGACGTGCGCCTCGATCAGCGGGGCGATCCGAACGAGCGGGCGGCGGCGCTCCGGTCGGCGCCCGTCGTCGCCGCCACGACCGCCACCTGCGGTTCCCGCGTCCTCCGCGAGGAGGGCTTCGACGTGGCGGTGGTCGACGAGGCGTCCCAGTTGACCGAACCGGGCACGCTCGCCGCCATCAACCGCGCGGATCGGTTCGTCCTCGTGGGCGACCACCAGCAACTCCCGCCGGTCGTCCAGTCGGGCGACGAACGCCTCTCGCGGTCGCTGTTCGAACGCCTGCACGACGAGCATCCCGAGGCGGCGGTCATGCTCGACCGCCAGTACCGCATGAGCCAGCGGATTCAGGCGTTCGCCTCCCGGGAGTTCTACGACGGCGCGCTTCGCCCCGCGACGCCGGCGGTGGCGGGCGGGACGCTCGCCGACCTGCCGAGCGTCGCCGATCCGCTCCCCGACCACCTCCGTCAGGGCGTCCGCTTCGTCGACCCCGATGGCCACCGCGAGGGCAACGCCAACCCCGTCGAAGCGGACCGGGTCGCTGCGGTGGTACAGGAGTACCTCGACGCGGGCGTCGACCCGGACGACGTGGTGGTGATCGCCCCCTTCCGGGCGCAGGTGGCCGAGATCAGCCGGCGGGTGGACGTGGCGGTGGACACGGTGGATCGGTTCCAGGGATCGAGCGCCGAGGTGGTCGTCGTCTCCTTCGTCGCCACGGGTGATCTGGACGGCCCCATCTTCGAGGACACCCGCCGGGTGAACGTCGCGCTCACACGGGCGAAGAAGGCGCTCGTCCTCGTGGGCGACGCCGCGGCGCTGAAATCGGAGCCGTTCTACGCCCGGATGCTGGACTGGGCGCGACGTTAG
- a CDS encoding transcription initiation factor IIB: MSDTTTYYTETAESEQERAESEAETETTPTCPECTGNLVTDEEHGETVCADCGLVVEEDEIDHGPEWRAFDSSERDSKSRVGAPTTTMMHDKGLSTNIGWQNKDAYGKTLSSRQREKMQRLRTWNERFRTRNSKERNLKQALGEIDRMASALGLPENVRETASVIYRRALADDLLPGRSIEGVATAALYAAARQAGTPRSLDEIATVSRVDKMELTRTYRYVVRELKLEIQPADPEQYVPRFASDLDLSEEATRQARELLRSSRERGVHSGKSPVGLAAAAVYAAALLTNETVTQSEVSEVANISEVTIRNRYKELLEAKAEADAR, translated from the coding sequence ATGAGCGACACCACGACCTACTACACGGAAACGGCCGAAAGCGAGCAGGAGCGAGCGGAAAGTGAAGCAGAAACCGAAACTACACCCACCTGTCCGGAGTGTACCGGTAACCTCGTGACCGACGAGGAACACGGCGAGACGGTGTGTGCGGACTGCGGACTGGTCGTCGAGGAAGACGAGATCGACCACGGCCCCGAGTGGCGCGCTTTCGACTCCAGTGAGCGCGACTCCAAGTCACGCGTCGGCGCCCCGACGACGACGATGATGCACGACAAGGGCCTGTCGACGAACATCGGCTGGCAGAACAAGGACGCCTACGGCAAGACGCTCTCGTCCCGTCAACGCGAGAAGATGCAGCGCCTGCGCACCTGGAACGAGCGCTTCCGCACGCGGAACTCGAAAGAACGCAACCTGAAGCAGGCTCTCGGCGAAATCGACCGGATGGCCTCCGCGCTCGGTCTCCCCGAGAACGTCCGCGAGACGGCGTCGGTGATCTACCGCCGCGCCCTCGCCGACGACCTGCTCCCCGGCCGCTCCATCGAGGGCGTCGCCACCGCCGCGCTGTACGCCGCCGCCCGGCAGGCGGGCACGCCCCGCTCGCTCGACGAAATCGCTACCGTCTCCCGCGTCGACAAGATGGAACTCACCCGGACGTACCGCTACGTCGTCCGCGAACTCAAACTCGAAATCCAGCCCGCAGATCCCGAGCAGTACGTCCCCCGCTTCGCCTCGGATCTCGACCTCTCCGAGGAGGCGACCCGACAGGCCCGCGAACTCCTCCGCTCGTCGCGCGAGCGTGGCGTCCACAGCGGCAAGAGCCCCGTCGGCCTCGCCGCCGCGGCCGTCTACGCCGCCGCCCTCCTCACCAACGAGACGGTGACCCAGAGCGAGGTCAGCGAGGTGGCCAACATCAGCGAAGTCACTATCCGCAACCGGTACAAGGAACTGCTGGAAGCGAAAGCGGAAGCGGACGCGCGCTAA
- a CDS encoding DUF1272 domain-containing protein has translation MLERSSFECEYCNQRVSPISYRASCPDCGGTLRRRPVQ, from the coding sequence ATGTTGGAACGGTCGTCGTTCGAATGTGAGTACTGCAACCAGCGCGTGAGTCCCATCTCGTACCGGGCGTCGTGTCCGGACTGCGGCGGTACCCTGCGCCGGCGGCCGGTACAGTAG
- a CDS encoding ATP-binding response regulator — protein sequence MGAEFTDDLHVLLVEDNPGDARLIRHHLRSDTSSTFTTPTVTHVETLDAAVDNLTTADYDLVLLDLGLTDSRGIETLERLNDRIDDGDISPLPIVVLTGLTDDETALRSIQEGAQDYLLKDHLEGELLERAIRYALERHRQERRLERQNERLERFASIVSHDLRNPLQVAKGRLDHVEPTASTSEHLDEAAKALDRMEELVGDLLVLAREGQAVDATEAVDIGEIARSAWRSVEAPASDLHVDVSGTVTADTSRLTQLFENLFRNSVEHGSTTPRSNARGDSVEHGSTNGDTGVTIIVGPLPDGVYIADDGPGIPASERDDVFDAGYSTNENGTGFGLDIVREIVDAHGWSIGITESEAGGARFEITGMDLDDA from the coding sequence ATGGGGGCGGAGTTCACGGACGATTTACACGTTCTCCTCGTCGAGGACAACCCCGGTGACGCGCGTCTGATTCGCCACCATCTCCGATCGGACACCAGCAGTACGTTCACCACTCCAACGGTGACCCACGTCGAGACGCTCGACGCCGCCGTCGACAACCTCACCACGGCGGATTACGACCTCGTGTTGCTGGATCTCGGCCTCACGGACAGTCGTGGAATCGAGACGCTGGAGCGGCTGAACGACCGGATCGACGACGGTGATATTTCACCGCTTCCCATCGTCGTCCTGACCGGCCTGACCGACGACGAGACGGCGCTCCGGTCGATTCAGGAGGGCGCGCAGGACTACCTCCTGAAAGACCACCTCGAGGGCGAACTCCTCGAACGCGCCATCCGATACGCACTGGAACGACACCGGCAGGAGCGACGGCTGGAGCGCCAGAACGAGCGACTGGAACGGTTCGCCAGCATCGTCAGCCACGACCTCCGCAATCCGTTACAGGTCGCCAAGGGACGCCTGGACCACGTCGAACCCACGGCGTCGACGAGCGAGCATCTCGACGAGGCCGCCAAAGCCCTCGATCGGATGGAGGAACTCGTCGGTGACCTTCTCGTCCTCGCCCGTGAGGGGCAGGCCGTCGACGCGACAGAGGCGGTCGATATCGGAGAGATCGCCCGATCGGCCTGGCGGAGCGTGGAGGCACCGGCGAGCGACCTCCACGTCGACGTGAGCGGGACCGTCACCGCCGACACCAGCCGACTGACCCAGTTGTTCGAGAATCTGTTTCGGAATTCGGTCGAGCACGGCTCGACCACTCCCCGCTCGAACGCTCGCGGGGATAGCGTGGAACACGGTTCCACGAACGGCGACACCGGCGTAACCATCATCGTCGGACCACTGCCCGACGGCGTGTACATCGCCGACGACGGTCCCGGGATTCCGGCGTCCGAGCGCGACGACGTGTTCGACGCGGGCTACTCGACGAACGAGAACGGGACCGGCTTCGGCCTCGACATCGTTCGGGAAATCGTCGACGCCCACGGCTGGTCCATCGGCATCACCGAGAGCGAGGCGGGCGGCGCCCGCTTCGAAATAACGGGGATGGACCTCGACGACGCCTGA